The DNA region GCGTCGACGGCCTGCCCCAGAGCGCCACCGGCCAGACGTCCCTGCTCAGCGGCGTGAACGCTCCGCGCGAGGTCGGCGGCCATGTGACCGGTTTCCCCACGCCGGCCCTGCGCGAGATCCTGCGCCGGCGGTCCGTCTTCGTACAGCTGCGCGACCGGGGCCGCGCCGGCATCTTCCTCAACGCCTTCCGCCCCGTCTTCTTCGAGCTGCCCCCGCAGATGCAGTGGCGCCTGTCGGCCACCACGGTGGCGCAGCTCGCCGCCGGGCTGCCGTTCTTCGGCCTGGACGACATCGCCGCCGGGCGCTCCATCTACCAGGAGTTCACCAACCGCGAGCTGATCGACAAGGGCTTCGACGTGCCTGAGATGACCCCGGCGGCGGCGGGCCGCGTCCTGGCCCGCAACGCCGCGCTGCGCGACTTCACCCTCTTCGAGTACTTCCAGACCGACCGCGCCGGGCACGGCCGGGACCGGGAGCGCTGCGAGGGCGAACTGACGAAGCTGGAGATGTTCCTGAACGCCCTGCTGGCCGACGTGGCCGGCGACACGCTCGTCCTGCTGACCAGCGACCACGGCAACCTGGAGGATCTCTCCACCCGCTCGCATACATGCAACCCCGTCCCGCTGATGGCGTGGGGGCCTGGGGCGGAGGGTTTCGCGGCGGGGTGCGGCGCCATCACCGATGTCGTGCCGGCGGTGATGGAAGTGCTGGGGGAGGATCGCGCGGGTTATCGTACCTGACGGGGGGCTTCTGTACTATGTTGGATCGACGCCGGAGCTTCCGTTCGAGAGCAAGGAATACCGTCCGATGAGATCTCCGCGCTTCAGGTTCTTCGTCGCGCCCGCGCTCGTCGCCTGCCTGCTGGCGTCGACGGGTTGCGGTTCCGGCGGCGACGGCGGCGACCCGGCGCGACAGGCCATCGACGCCGTCGTCGAGGTGACGAGCAGACAGAACATCATCATCATCCTGCTCGATGCGGCCGGCGCGAAGCACTTCAGCTTCTACGGCTACGACCGGGAGACCACTCCCTACCTGAGCGCGCTCGCCCGCGAGTCGGTCGTCTTCGAGAACGCCTACGCCCAGGCCAGCGGCACCATGCTGTCGGTGTTCTCCTACTTCACCTCGCGCTACCCCGTCTTCGGCGACGACGTGAACATCACCCGCGAGACGCTGCTGAAGATCCCCCCCGAGATGACGACGATGGCCGAGGTGATGGCCCGGCGCTACGACCACCGCCTGGGCTTCACCTGCAACACCTGGCTCAAGAGCGAGCTGGGCCACGGCCAGGGTTTCACCGAGTTCCATCACCTGTGGGACCTGCCCACGGAGCTGCTCCTGGCGGCGGACGAACGGGGCCCGGCGGACGTGCTGATGATCGCCCACACGCTGGAATGGATGAAGGAGCGGGCGCAGGACGGTTTCTTCGCCTATCTGCACTTCATGATCCCCCATTCGCCCTATCGGCCCCCGGAGCCGTTCTGCAGCCTCTTCACCCGGGGTCCCTGCGACAAGCGGCTCGGCAGCGTCGATTTCTTGAACGGCCTTCAGGGCACCCGCCCCGCGCCGGAACAGGCGGAGGACATCGAGGCGCTCTACGACGCCAGTCTGACGTTCATCGACTACGCGCTCGGCGCGATGATCCGAAAGATGCAGGCCGAGGGGGTCTGGGACGACACGATCTTCATCCTGATGTCCGATCACGGCGAGGCGTTCTGGGAGCACGGCACCCATCACGGCCACGGCGGCATCGCCTACGAGGAAGTGGTCCGCGTCCCCCTGGTCGTGCACATTCCCGGCCTGCCGGACCTGGCCGGACGCCGGATCGCCCAGCCCGTGGAACTCGTCGATCTCCTGCCCACCCTGATGGAGTTGCAGGGCATACCCCGGGACACCCTGCAGCTGGCCGGGCGCTCGCTGGTGCCGTTGCTGGCGGGCGTGCAATCCGCGGATGCCGGCCAGCCGCCCAGGATCTTCTCCCAGACCAACCGGCGGATTCCGCCCATCTTCGCCTGGTACGAAGGCGATCTCAAGCTGCTCTGGGAAGAGGGCGGCGAGGACCTGGAACTCTACGACCTCGGGACGGATCCCGGCGAACGCGTCAACCTGATCGGGACCGGCGACCACGATGACGTCGCCGGCCGTCTCTGGGCCGAGCTCAGATCGTTCCTGGCCCAGGGCGGCGCGCACGGGGCGGCGGCCGAGATCCTGCCCGTCGAGACCCTGGACGAGGCCAGCAGGCAGCGGCTGCGGTCGCTGGGCTACATCGATTGAGACAGGTCCCGGGGGTCGCGAGGCCGAGTCCGTGAGAGTCGTGCGAGATCATGAATGCGGAGAGCCCCGGTCGCGACCGGGGCTCTCTGTCTCAGGTCGAACCGTATCGATCCGTGACTCAACGGTACAGGGTCTTCACATCGCCGAGGCTCATCACCTCGTTGGCGATGGCGTCCAGGCCCTGGAAGTCCATCTCGTAGGTTCCGCAGCTTCCGCCACCCCAGGAGTCGATGACCAGGTAGACGATCTGCTCCGATCCTGTTGTGTTGGTGTAGCTGATGACCTCGGGGTCGCCCGTGAAAGTGTCGTCGATATAGGCCAGGCAGGTGAACAGGCCGCCCGCGGCGGAGCATTCGGCCAGGACCCACAGGGCGCCGTCGGCGGTGTTGGTCACCGTTGCGGTGAACGAGCCGCCGGCCGCCACCAGGACACCGTAGTAATCCTCGAGGCCGTACTCGGTGTAGTAGTCGCAATCCAGGTCGAAGATCAGGTTCTGTCCGTCGCAGGTGTCGCCGTAGAACATGCCGGTGCCTTCGGCGTCTTCCACCAGGCTGCAGAAATCGACGGGCGGGACCACGTAACCCGTGCCGTCGTCGACCATGACGGCGTCGATGTAGTGGGCGTCGCCGTCCTGGCCCTCGTAGCGGAAGGTGATCGTGACGGTCGTGCCGTCGTAGGCCGACAGGTCGATGAAGTACTTGTCGTAGACCATGTAGCCGACGGTCACGGACGAGTCGAAGTCGAAGACCGTGGTGCCGTCGATCTCGACGGTCTCGGCGACGAACAGGTCCCAGGACTGGCCGATGCTGCCGGCCATCCAGAAGCTGAGGACGTACTCGCCGCCCGCCACGTCGACGTACTGGCTGAATTCGAGGGTCTCGTTGGAGGGATTGTAGGTATCCCAGTGGATGTAGGCTTCATACGAGCCCTCGATCGGTCCGTAGCTCTGCTGTTCCCAGGTGTAGGTGGTGTTGAAGATGCCCTGGGTCCAGCCCACGGGCGGGAAGGCGCCCTCGAAGCCCTCGAACATGGCCCGGCTGGTGAACGCCGACCCATGCCGAACGCTCGGCGGCTGATAGAGCTTGCTGTGCGTGCCGGGCTGCGGCGACTTGTCGATCGCGAGCGCCAGGCTGGAGAACAGCAGGAGTGTGAGAGCGAGAATCGCCGTTGTTTTGAGTCGCATACCGTACCCCCCCTTGATAATTGGATGGCGCATGTCTCCTGTGGATCGCGCCGGATACGAACTGCGGGGATGCCCTGCCGAGGACCCATCGGATCTTGACTCGGCAGATGTTGCATCCTCAGTTTTTAACCTATCATATTCAAAATCGACAGGAAACAACTTATTTATTACCGCATGATAATTTGAATTAAAGGCATGCGCATCATCGAATTACAGGATCATTTCGTCGAAATAATCATCATCGTAAAAAAACAGAACTCATCGGCAAAAGATGCAGCCAGCGCACAAGCGGCCCTGACGGACACATGGTCTGGCCGGTCGCCGCGATTTCTCGCAGAGCATGTGCGGCAACCGGCCAGACCATGCGTCCGCCGTCTCAGGGACGTCTGCCCTCCAGGTAGAACACCTCGAAGACCTTTTCGTGGAAGATGGGTCCGTGCCCGAAGTAGCCGTCCTCGCCGAAGAGTTCGCCGTGGTCCGACATGATCATGAACCAGGTGTTGGCGGGGCACCGCGACATGAACGCGCCGACCACCGCGTCGAGATGCTCCACGCAGACGATCTGCTTCTCGTAGAAGGCCTTGAACTGCTCGGGCGTGAAGAAGTCGTCCTGCTTGCGGTCCTCCAGGAACTCGGATGGATTCTTCAGGAAGTCGTCCAGATGCTTGAAGACGCCGTGCACGCCGCTGATGTGGGGCAGGTCGTCCGCCGTCTCGCCGGGCAACAGGTAGGGGTAGTGGGTCTCGCCGGTATTGATGAAGAAGAACGAGGGCTGGTCCGCGCGGAACCGCAGCTCCTGGAGGATGCGGCCCAGGTCGTTGTGGCTGGGCGCCAGCTCGTATTTGTCGAAATGCGCCGACAGGCTGGTCATGGGATTGAGCACCGGCAGGCTGACCCAGCCCTCGCACCAGTAACCCTGCTGCTTGAGGAAATAGGGCAGGGAGAGCTGCGGAACGAACTTGCCGAACTCGACCGCGGGCATGTTGAGGCGTGCGCTCCACAGGGCGAACTCGTCGCGGTAGACGTTGCTGGCGAAGACGCCCCTGGGACTCCGGTGGGGGATCATGCCCATCAAGAAGGTGTAGTGACTGGGGCTGGTCCAGCTGGCATAGCTGTAGCGACGCTCCGCCGCCGCGATGCGGTCCAGGTTCGGCGTCCGGGCCGCGCAGTAAGCATCCCACCGGCAGCTGTCGAAGACGATCATCACGATGTTGTTCAACTTGCCGTCGCCCTTGAACACATCCTTCATCTTGCTGATCAGTCCAGCCATTTGTCTTCTCTCCCGTGTCGAGCCTTCCGATCGTCCCGTCCGCGTCGCCGGGTGGATCGGTCGTGCCGGTTTCGTCCTCTACAGCGCCGCGTCGAGGGCTTCCTTGAGGGCGATCTTGGGTTGTGTGCCTACCAGGGAGGCGTGGGGCGCGCCGTCCTTGAAGATCATGACCGTGGGTATGCTGCGGATGCTGAACTTCATGGCCAGGTCCTGGTTGTCGTCGACGTTCACCTTGGCGACCTTGGCCTTGCCGTCGTATTCGCGGGCCAGCTCCTCGATGATGGGCGTGAGCAGCTTGCAGGGGCCGCACCAGGGGGCCCAGAAATCGACCAGCACCGGCACGGCGCTCTCGAGCACCTGACTCTGGAAGTCGGCGCTTTCCAACTTGATGGGTTCGGACATCGCATTCTCCTTCTTGGTGATCGATAGGTGCCGGGGTCGTCGCCGGTGATCTGCAAGCCTTCCGCGCGTTTTTATAGCTGTGATCAAAATAATCGCCCCAACGTCCCTTGACAATGTAAGCTTTGCACAAACGTGATCACGGGAAAAGAAGGGTGGAGGCCACGGTGCCGGGGGAGGCGTGATGTCGAGCAAGCGGAACTGGCTGACGGGGTGCGGCCTCGGCTGCCTGGTCATCCTGGCGATCGTCGCGGTCGGCGGGGTGGTGATGTTCCGGACGGGCAAGCAGGTCGTCGCGAGTCTCGACGAGGTAAGCGTGAGCCAGCGCGAGCTGACCAGCCAGTTCGGTGGACTGCGCAACTACGTCCCGCCCGCCGACGGACGCCTCGATCCGGGTCGGCTCGAGACCTTCTTGCGCATCCAGGAAGCCATCGCCGCCGTGGGCTCGAAGCTGGCTTCGCACGGCGAGACCTTGCGAAGCATGGAAGAGAACAGTTCCTTCAAACCGGGCATGTTCCTCCAGGGCTTCAAGAGCGTCATCGGCCTGGGCAAGTCGGTGGCTGGCTACCTGTCACAACGCAACGAAGCCCTGCTGCGGGAAGGCATGGGCCTCGGCGAATACTCCTACCTCTACGTGACCGCCTACCACTCGTGGCTGGGGCACGATCTGGAGCCGGTCTTCAGTACCCACGATCAAGAGGACATGGGCCCACGCATCGGGCGCCTGCATGGTCATTTCAAGGCCTGGCTCCGCGCCCAGCGGGACGCGGCCGCTGCGGTGGGGGGCGATCCGCAATGGCTGCAAACCCTCGACGACGAGATCCTGGCGCTGTCCCTGTCGGATCTGCGCGTCCCCTGGCGCGAGGGATTGCCCGGGAGGACCGCGGCCGCCCTCGAACCCTTCAGGTCCCGGATCGAAGCGACCTATCTGCCGCTGGGGCCGCTACTCTGCATCGGGGCGGACGAGCCCGGGGACGGCTTCGATTTCCAGATCCAATGAGCGGCTTTGCCGGCGGGGGGCGCACGGCGCTCGGAAGTGCGTCAGGTCCCGTCAGGCGGACCGGTCGTCGCCCGCGGGCGGGCGGTCCCGCTTCCTGCGCCGCACGGCCTCGCGCAGGATGAACTCGATCTGACCGTTGACGCTCCGGAAATCCTGCTCGGCCCAGCGCCGGAGCTCCTCGTAGAGCTCCGGGCCGATGCGCAGGGGGAAGGATTTACGGGCGGCCATGGCGTCAGGCCCTCCCGGGCCGGTCGTGCTTCTCGCGGGCCCGGGCCACGGCCCGCGCTAGCTCGTCCGGCTCCGGGTCGCTGACCATGATCGGGATCCCCCGGTTCCTGTTGATGACGACACCCCCCGCACCGGTCATCTGGAAGCGTCCCTGGAAGGGCTTGATCTGCGCCGCGAAGCGCTGGATGCCCTTGGCCCGGTATGGCTCGCACGACCGGATGTCCCCGATCCTGACTGTCTTGCGGGGGACACCCAGCAGGCAGGCGATGCGCAGGTGCTCTCGTGTGACCGTCACCGTCATGAAGCAGAGCGGGAGCATCACGAGCAGGATCGCCGGGTAGACCCAGATCGGAGCTTCCGCGGTCCTGTTCGTCGCGATGAACGTGAAGAAGACCGTCATCACCACGATCATCCCGATCACCCACCACGCGACTTGCCGCGACTGGTAGAGGGGTGTCATTCAGGCTCCTTACTGGTACAGCGTGCCGGTATTGACCACGGGCTGGGCCGAATGCTCGCTGCAGAGCACCACCATCAGGTTAGACACCATGGTGGCCTTCATCGCTTCGTCCAGTACGACGATGGATTTCTTGTTCAGCTCCTCGAGCGCCAGCTCGACCATGCCCACCGCACCGGCCACGATCTGCTGGCGGGCGGCCACCACGGCGCTGGCCTGTTGACGCTGCAGCATGGCGCCGGCGATCTCGGGCGCGTAGGCCAGATGGCTCAGACGCGCCTCGATCACCTTCACGCCCGCCCGGTCCAGCCGTTCCTGCAGCTCCTTCTCCAGCCGCTCGTTCAGCTCGTCGGTGGTGCCGCGCAGTGTGAGCTGATCCTCCGGGCCGTCATAGGGGTAGGCGCTGGCCAGGCGCCGGACGGCGGCCTCGCTCTGTGTCGTCACGTACTCCGCGTAGTCGTCCACCTCGAAGAGGGCCTCCGCCGTTTCGACCACGCGCCACACGACCACCGCGGCGATCTCGATGGGATTGCCCGTGAGGTCGTTGACCTTGATCTTCTCGCCGTTGAGGTTCCGGGCCCGCAGGGAGATCTTGAGCTTCGTCATGAAGGGATTGGCCCAGCAGAAACCGTTCTGCTTGACGGTGCCCTTGTAGTCGCCGAAGAGCAGCAGGGCCGCGGCCTCGTTGGGGTTCACCACGAAGAAGCCCACCAGCAGGATGATGTCGGCAACGAAGGCGACGATGGCGACGATCAGCTTCCAGACCGTCTCGGTGGCGATGGCATTCACGAACAGCCAGATCGCGCCGCCCATCAGCAGGATCAGCAGGGGCAGGAAAAGCCAGCCCGAAGCGACCGATAGTGATTTTTCCTTGTGCATCAGCACATCCTCCGCGTTGCAGGACCCTGGTCCCCGTTGTGTGATGTTAGAATGATATCACATTGAGATCATACGCGCAAGCACGAAAACTGTTGCACGAAAATGGCCCGGCACGGGCCGGGCCATTTCTCCGCTCGAAGATCGATCCGCCGCGACTATGCGCTTTCCTTCTCCGCCCAGACCGTGATGGTCTGCAGGATGGTCCGCGTGGCCAGCTCCATGTCCTTGGCGCAGATCCACTCGGTGTAGCTGTGGAAGCTCTGCTCGCCCGTGAAGAGGTTGGGCGTTGGCAGGCCGCGCGCCGAGAGGTTGGAGCCGTCCGTGCCGCCGCGGATGGCGCTGAGCTTGGGCTTCAGCCCCACGCGCCGGATGGCCTCCGTGGCATAGTCCACGGCGCGGGGCTCCTTCTCCAGGTCGTACTTCATGTTGCGGTAGTATTCCTTGATCTCCATGGCGAAGGAGCTGCCGGGCCACGCGGCGCAGGCCTTGGCGGCCAGTTTGCGGATCCTGTCGACCTTGGGCTCGAGCTCCTTCACGTCGAAGTCCCGGACCAGGATGTTGACGGTCACCTTGCTGGTGTTTCCCTCGATGTTGATCGGATGGAGATAGCCCTGCTTGCCCTCGGTGGTCTCGGGGGCCATGTCGCGCGGCAGCAGCGTGACGAACTCGGCGGCGACCTTCACCGCGGGGACCATCTTGTCCTTGGCGTAGCCGGGATGGATGTCGCGGCCGGTGAACGTCACCACGGCGGTGTCGGCGCAGTAGGTCTCGTTCTCGATGTCGCCGCGCTGTCCCCCGTCCATGGTGTAGGCCACCGTGGCGCCGAACTTCTCCACGTCGAAATGCAGGACGCCCTTGCCGATCTCCTCGTCGGGCGTGAAGGCCACTTTTACCGTTCCGTGCTCGAAGTCGGGGTTCTCGACCATGCGCGTCAGCGCCTCCATGATCTCGGCGATGCCCGCCTTGTCGTCGGCGCCGAGCAGCGTGGTGCCGTCGGAGGTGATGATGGTCTCGCCCAGGCACTGCTCGAGATAGGGATTCTCCGACGCCGGGATGACTACGTCGTTTTCGGGCAAACGGATGTCGCCGCCCTGGTAGTTCTCGTGGAAGAGGGGATTGACGTTCTTGCCCGACACCTCGGGGTAGGTGTCCATGTGCGAGATGAAGGCGATGACTGGCACCCGCTCCAGGGAAGGTTCGTTGGCCGGCAGGGTCGCCGTGACATAGCCGTGCTTGTCCATGGCGGCGTCGGTCAGGCCCAGGTCCTGGAGTTCCTGCACCAGTACCCGCGCGAGATTGAGCTGGCAGGCCGACGAGGGGTAGGTCTCGGAGCCTTCCTGGGCCTGCGTGTTGATCCTGGCGTACTTGACGAAACGCTCGGTGAGCGTGGGGAAGATCGTGTCGGCCTTGCGTGAGAGCATGGGCTGTCTCCTTGGGGACGGGTCATCCTGGTCTCGATTTCTGATCCGCGGTGGCGGTTCGATACAGGGCTAAGGTATTTCCTGTCCACGCATCAGGCAAGTGAATCGGCCGAATGGGGGTGATCGCGGCGCAGGTCCGGTTGGTCGCCGCCGGAACGGATGCCGATCCCGCGCAGGTAACCGCAGGGGGTGTCCGGGGACGACCGGCAACGCGGCCAACAGTTCCTTGTAACCTCTCGCCGGCGATGGTAGTTTTCCCGGGTCTGTCCAAGACATCCATGCCGGGGGCACGCACGCCGCTGCGGCACCGCCCAGGCCTGATGGACTCGAACCCGGAGGTTTCCATGGACGTCACTGGCAAGGCCACAAGCCTACCGGAGAATGCGTACCGCAAGCTCAAGCCCGGCGAGGAGTTCGTCCCGGTCATACCGGCGAGCAGGATCGTGCCGGAGCTCACGGGATACTCCCTCTTCTGGGGACTGTTCTACGCGGTGCTCTTCTCGGCGGCTTGCGCCTATCTCGGACTGAAAATCGGCCAGGTCTTCGAGGCCGCGATCCCCATCACGATCCTGGCCATCGGCCTGTCCAGCGCGCTGGGCAAGAAGGACAGTCTGCAGCAGAACGTGCTGATCCAGTCGATCGGCTCGGCGTCGGGCGTGGTGGTGGCGGGCGCCATCTTCACGGTCCCGGGCCTGTACATCCTGGGCCTGGACGATCAGGCGGGCTTCTTCCGCATCTTCATGGCCTCGCTGCTCGGCGGTTTCCTCGGCATACTCTTCCTGATCCCCTTCCGTCGTTACTTCGTCAAGGACATGCACGGCGAATTCCCGTTCCCGGAGGCGACGGCCAGCACGGAGGTGCTGATGGCCGGCGAGGCGGGCGGCGAGCAGGCCAAGGTGCTGATCCAGGCCGGCCTGATCGGCGGCATCTACAACTTCCTCAACGGCACCTTCGGGCTGTGGCGCGAGAACTTCACGACCACGACCTTCGCCTGGGGGCAGAAGCTGGGCCAGTCCGTCAAGCTGGAGTTCCGTATGCTGGTCGATGCGGCCGTCATCGGCCTGGGCTACATCGTGGGCCTGCGTTACGCCCTGATCATCGCCTCGGGCTCGTTCATGGCCTGGTGGGTGATCGTGCCGGCCTTCGGCTTCATCGGCAAGGAATTCGGCGTCACGGAACTGCAGACCATGGCGCCGGCCGACATTTTCACCGACTACGTGCGCCACATCGGCATCGGCACGATCGCCATGGCCGGCATGCTGGGCGTCTGGAAGTCCCGCGCCATCATCTGGGGCGCCTTCCAGCTCGCCCTGAACGAGATCAGGGGCGGCGTCTCGGTCGAGGGCGGCGGCGAACGCACCCAGCGCGATCTGCCCATGAAGTGGGTCTCGACGCTGACGGTCCTGTCGATCCTCGCGGTCTTCCTCTTCTTCTGGATGGGCGTCACGCACAAGCTGAGCTGGGCGGTCGCCGGCCTGCTGATCGTGACCGTCATCGCCTTCCTGTTCACGACCGTGGCCGCCAGGGCCATCGCCATCGTCGGCACCAACCCGGTGTCCGGCATGACGCTGATGACCCTGATCATCTCCTCGGTGATCCTCAAGTGGGTCGGTCTGGAGGGCAACAACGGCATCGTGGCGGCCCTGCTCATCGGCGGCGTGGTCTGCACGGCCCTGAGCATGAGCGGCGGCTTCATCAGCGACCTGAAGATCGGTTACTGGCTGGGCACCACGCCGGCGGTCCAGCAGCGCTGGAAGTTCCTGGGCACCCTGTTCGCCGCGGCGTCGGTGGCGGGCGTGATCATGCTGCTGAACAACGTCTACGGCTTCGGCGCCGGCAGCCAGCTCGAGGCCCCGCAGGCCAGCGCCATGGCCGCGGTCATCCAGCCCCTGATGACCGGCGAGCCCGCGCCCTGGATGCTCTACATGGGCGGCGTCTTCATGGCCCTGGTGCTGGACTGGGTCGGCGTGCCAGCCCTGGCCTTCGCCCTGGGCATGTACCTGCCCCTGCACCTGAACACCCCCATCCTCGCCGGCGGCCTGGTGGCC from bacterium includes:
- a CDS encoding alkaline phosphatase family protein: VDGLPQSATGQTSLLSGVNAPREVGGHVTGFPTPALREILRRRSVFVQLRDRGRAGIFLNAFRPVFFELPPQMQWRLSATTVAQLAAGLPFFGLDDIAAGRSIYQEFTNRELIDKGFDVPEMTPAAAGRVLARNAALRDFTLFEYFQTDRAGHGRDRERCEGELTKLEMFLNALLADVAGDTLVLLTSDHGNLEDLSTRSHTCNPVPLMAWGPGAEGFAAGCGAITDVVPAVMEVLGEDRAGYRT
- a CDS encoding sulfatase-like hydrolase/transferase; this encodes MRSPRFRFFVAPALVACLLASTGCGSGGDGGDPARQAIDAVVEVTSRQNIIIILLDAAGAKHFSFYGYDRETTPYLSALARESVVFENAYAQASGTMLSVFSYFTSRYPVFGDDVNITRETLLKIPPEMTTMAEVMARRYDHRLGFTCNTWLKSELGHGQGFTEFHHLWDLPTELLLAADERGPADVLMIAHTLEWMKERAQDGFFAYLHFMIPHSPYRPPEPFCSLFTRGPCDKRLGSVDFLNGLQGTRPAPEQAEDIEALYDASLTFIDYALGAMIRKMQAEGVWDDTIFILMSDHGEAFWEHGTHHGHGGIAYEEVVRVPLVVHIPGLPDLAGRRIAQPVELVDLLPTLMELQGIPRDTLQLAGRSLVPLLAGVQSADAGQPPRIFSQTNRRIPPIFAWYEGDLKLLWEEGGEDLELYDLGTDPGERVNLIGTGDHDDVAGRLWAELRSFLAQGGAHGAAAEILPVETLDEASRQRLRSLGYID
- a CDS encoding choice-of-anchor J domain-containing protein, with protein sequence MRLKTTAILALTLLLFSSLALAIDKSPQPGTHSKLYQPPSVRHGSAFTSRAMFEGFEGAFPPVGWTQGIFNTTYTWEQQSYGPIEGSYEAYIHWDTYNPSNETLEFSQYVDVAGGEYVLSFWMAGSIGQSWDLFVAETVEIDGTTVFDFDSSVTVGYMVYDKYFIDLSAYDGTTVTITFRYEGQDGDAHYIDAVMVDDGTGYVVPPVDFCSLVEDAEGTGMFYGDTCDGQNLIFDLDCDYYTEYGLEDYYGVLVAAGGSFTATVTNTADGALWVLAECSAAGGLFTCLAYIDDTFTGDPEVISYTNTTGSEQIVYLVIDSWGGGSCGTYEMDFQGLDAIANEVMSLGDVKTLYR
- a CDS encoding metalloenzyme, which translates into the protein MKDVFKGDGKLNNIVMIVFDSCRWDAYCAARTPNLDRIAAAERRYSYASWTSPSHYTFLMGMIPHRSPRGVFASNVYRDEFALWSARLNMPAVEFGKFVPQLSLPYFLKQQGYWCEGWVSLPVLNPMTSLSAHFDKYELAPSHNDLGRILQELRFRADQPSFFFINTGETHYPYLLPGETADDLPHISGVHGVFKHLDDFLKNPSEFLEDRKQDDFFTPEQFKAFYEKQIVCVEHLDAVVGAFMSRCPANTWFMIMSDHGELFGEDGYFGHGPIFHEKVFEVFYLEGRRP
- the trxA gene encoding thioredoxin produces the protein MSEPIKLESADFQSQVLESAVPVLVDFWAPWCGPCKLLTPIIEELAREYDGKAKVAKVNVDDNQDLAMKFSIRSIPTVMIFKDGAPHASLVGTQPKIALKEALDAAL
- a CDS encoding toxin-antitoxin system HicB family antitoxin, coding for MAARKSFPLRIGPELYEELRRWAEQDFRSVNGQIEFILREAVRRRKRDRPPAGDDRSA
- a CDS encoding SPFH domain-containing protein; its protein translation is MHKEKSLSVASGWLFLPLLILLMGGAIWLFVNAIATETVWKLIVAIVAFVADIILLVGFFVVNPNEAAALLLFGDYKGTVKQNGFCWANPFMTKLKISLRARNLNGEKIKVNDLTGNPIEIAAVVVWRVVETAEALFEVDDYAEYVTTQSEAAVRRLASAYPYDGPEDQLTLRGTTDELNERLEKELQERLDRAGVKVIEARLSHLAYAPEIAGAMLQRQQASAVVAARQQIVAGAVGMVELALEELNKKSIVVLDEAMKATMVSNLMVVLCSEHSAQPVVNTGTLYQ
- the pepT gene encoding peptidase T, with translation MLSRKADTIFPTLTERFVKYARINTQAQEGSETYPSSACQLNLARVLVQELQDLGLTDAAMDKHGYVTATLPANEPSLERVPVIAFISHMDTYPEVSGKNVNPLFHENYQGGDIRLPENDVVIPASENPYLEQCLGETIITSDGTTLLGADDKAGIAEIMEALTRMVENPDFEHGTVKVAFTPDEEIGKGVLHFDVEKFGATVAYTMDGGQRGDIENETYCADTAVVTFTGRDIHPGYAKDKMVPAVKVAAEFVTLLPRDMAPETTEGKQGYLHPINIEGNTSKVTVNILVRDFDVKELEPKVDRIRKLAAKACAAWPGSSFAMEIKEYYRNMKYDLEKEPRAVDYATEAIRRVGLKPKLSAIRGGTDGSNLSARGLPTPNLFTGEQSFHSYTEWICAKDMELATRTILQTITVWAEKESA
- a CDS encoding oligopeptide transporter, OPT family; this translates as MDVTGKATSLPENAYRKLKPGEEFVPVIPASRIVPELTGYSLFWGLFYAVLFSAACAYLGLKIGQVFEAAIPITILAIGLSSALGKKDSLQQNVLIQSIGSASGVVVAGAIFTVPGLYILGLDDQAGFFRIFMASLLGGFLGILFLIPFRRYFVKDMHGEFPFPEATASTEVLMAGEAGGEQAKVLIQAGLIGGIYNFLNGTFGLWRENFTTTTFAWGQKLGQSVKLEFRMLVDAAVIGLGYIVGLRYALIIASGSFMAWWVIVPAFGFIGKEFGVTELQTMAPADIFTDYVRHIGIGTIAMAGMLGVWKSRAIIWGAFQLALNEIRGGVSVEGGGERTQRDLPMKWVSTLTVLSILAVFLFFWMGVTHKLSWAVAGLLIVTVIAFLFTTVAARAIAIVGTNPVSGMTLMTLIISSVILKWVGLEGNNGIVAALLIGGVVCTALSMSGGFISDLKIGYWLGTTPAVQQRWKFLGTLFAAASVAGVIMLLNNVYGFGAGSQLEAPQASAMAAVIQPLMTGEPAPWMLYMGGVFMALVLDWVGVPALAFALGMYLPLHLNTPILAGGLVAYFSTRARTEEVATKRKERGTLIASGFVAGGAIMGVVSAFVLFIGRWLAGGQTIDIFGWQPFSWGPWSKLLHDGTRVEASDWSVIHSIGTHGWVEENPASALLALLLFIGLCVYMNYAARSAARE